The following are encoded in a window of Sulfurimonas sp. C5 genomic DNA:
- a CDS encoding M18 family aminopeptidase produces MTKQDFNEGLLGFLDASPTPFHATQNMAGMFANAGFIELNEKDKWSLEAGKKYFVTRNDSSIIAFTYPKNEKEYLLVGAHTDSPNLKLKPNPIIKDFEVVRFAVEPYGGLLLNPWFDRDLGLAGRINYSDTSKKIQSVLIDIKKAIAMIPSLAIHLDDKANKERTVNKQTDISPVLTCNGEFDFDIFIKKELEKLGIMDVEEIFAHELSLYDVQNASYIGLEDDFIASARLDNLLSCYVGMLSICSIADDKPMIFIANDHEEVGSDSTSGAGGNFLEATLKRMFPSHEEYMAMVRSSMMISADNAHAIHPNYPDRHDERHTPFINKGVVIKVNSNQRYASNATTIANFLANAKEANEPIQKFVTRSDMGCGSTIGPITATRIGIDTIDIGLPTWGMHSIREMAGSDDAYSLYNILVGFKI; encoded by the coding sequence ATGACCAAACAAGATTTTAATGAAGGACTTTTAGGTTTTCTAGATGCTTCACCTACACCGTTTCATGCAACTCAAAATATGGCTGGAATGTTTGCAAATGCAGGTTTTATAGAACTTAATGAAAAAGATAAATGGAGCCTTGAAGCCGGGAAAAAGTATTTTGTAACTAGAAATGATTCTTCGATCATCGCTTTTACATATCCTAAAAATGAAAAAGAGTATTTACTTGTTGGCGCCCATACAGATTCACCAAATCTAAAACTCAAACCAAATCCAATCATTAAAGATTTTGAAGTAGTTAGATTTGCAGTCGAACCTTACGGAGGCTTATTATTAAATCCTTGGTTTGACCGTGATTTAGGTCTTGCCGGAAGAATTAACTACAGTGATACATCCAAAAAGATACAAAGTGTTCTTATAGACATCAAAAAAGCTATCGCTATGATCCCTTCACTTGCTATTCATCTTGATGATAAAGCAAATAAAGAGAGAACAGTGAATAAGCAAACAGATATTTCCCCTGTATTGACTTGTAACGGTGAATTTGATTTTGATATATTTATTAAAAAAGAGCTCGAAAAATTAGGCATAATGGATGTTGAAGAGATATTTGCACATGAACTCAGCCTGTACGATGTACAAAATGCTTCGTATATAGGACTTGAAGATGACTTTATAGCAAGTGCAAGGTTAGATAATTTACTCTCTTGTTATGTTGGAATGCTGAGTATTTGCAGTATTGCCGATGATAAACCTATGATCTTCATTGCAAATGATCACGAAGAGGTTGGAAGTGATTCAACAAGCGGAGCAGGGGGAAATTTCTTAGAAGCAACTCTTAAAAGAATGTTCCCAAGCCATGAAGAGTATATGGCAATGGTAAGAAGTTCTATGATGATTAGTGCCGACAATGCGCATGCTATCCATCCAAACTATCCGGACAGGCACGATGAGAGACACACTCCTTTTATCAATAAAGGTGTTGTAATCAAAGTAAATTCAAACCAAAGATACGCTTCAAATGCGACAACAATTGCAAATTTTTTAGCAAATGCAAAAGAGGCAAACGAACCTATCCAAAAGTTTGTGACACGCAGTGACATGGGATGTGGTTCAACTATAGGTCCAATTACGGCAACTCGTATAGGTATAGATACTATCGATATAGGACTTCCTACTTGGGGTATGCATTCTATCCGTGAGATGGCGGGAAGTGACGATGCATACAGTTTATATAATATTTTAGTAGGGTTTAAAATCTAA